One Campylobacter concisus DNA segment encodes these proteins:
- the fmt gene encoding methionyl-tRNA formyltransferase encodes MNVVFMGTPDYAVRILRHLKEAGFNIKAVFTQPDKPVGRKQILTPSEVKIYAQNELVGVPVFTPNTLKDEAVIAELKAFEPDFIVVAAYGKILPQSVLDVATCINLHASILPKYRGASPIQSAILAGEKQTGVTAMLMDAGLDTGDMLDFIYMRCESKMSSELFSELGELGGELIVKVLRNFENLKPQKQDESKATHCKKISKSDGLFSFDEEAVQIYNKFRALTPWPGLYLASGLKILSLELSEKSGKSGEILSVEKDHVVVACKGGAVKIYELQEPSKKPTNAKAYINGKHLSVGDELK; translated from the coding sequence ATGAATGTAGTTTTTATGGGGACGCCTGATTATGCGGTTAGGATACTTAGACACCTAAAAGAAGCTGGCTTTAACATAAAAGCGGTCTTTACCCAGCCTGATAAGCCAGTTGGCAGAAAGCAAATTTTAACCCCAAGCGAGGTCAAAATTTACGCACAAAATGAGCTAGTAGGCGTGCCAGTCTTTACACCAAATACGCTAAAAGATGAGGCGGTGATTGCCGAGCTAAAGGCATTTGAGCCTGATTTTATCGTAGTGGCAGCTTATGGCAAAATTTTGCCACAAAGTGTGCTTGACGTGGCGACTTGTATAAATTTACATGCCTCGATCTTGCCAAAATATAGAGGTGCTAGCCCGATACAAAGCGCCATACTAGCAGGCGAGAAGCAAACTGGCGTGACTGCAATGCTAATGGATGCTGGCCTTGATACTGGCGATATGCTAGACTTCATCTACATGCGTTGCGAGAGTAAGATGTCAAGCGAGCTTTTTAGTGAGCTAGGCGAGCTTGGTGGCGAGCTAATCGTAAAAGTGCTAAGAAATTTTGAAAATTTAAAGCCACAAAAGCAAGATGAGAGCAAGGCCACGCACTGCAAAAAGATAAGTAAGAGCGACGGACTTTTTAGCTTTGATGAAGAGGCAGTGCAAATTTATAATAAATTTCGTGCGCTCACACCTTGGCCAGGACTTTATCTAGCAAGTGGTCTTAAAATTTTATCTCTTGAGCTAAGTGAAAAAAGTGGCAAAAGTGGAGAAATTTTAAGCGTAGAAAAAGATCACGTTGTGGTAGCTTGTAAGGGTGGTGCAGTTAAAATTTACGAGCTTCAAGAGCCAAGCAAAAAGCCAACAAACGCAAAAGCATATATAAATGGTAAGCACCTTAGCGTTGGTGATGAATTAAAATAA
- a CDS encoding GDP-mannose dehydrogenase, translating into MKKVFCIMLFCLGAYSCDPADPIYMFLDFNDIDRDGMLNLDEWRACKAPSELKIAPDLCTSDEFKRLDLDCSGKVSVNELRNLVLQKISWQKDPCASWPPSRQNADQNKSR; encoded by the coding sequence ATGAAGAAAGTTTTTTGCATTATGCTATTTTGCCTTGGTGCATATAGCTGTGATCCAGCGGATCCAATATATATGTTTTTGGATTTTAATGACATAGATCGTGACGGCATGCTAAATTTAGATGAGTGGAGAGCATGTAAGGCGCCATCTGAACTAAAAATAGCGCCAGATCTATGCACTAGTGATGAATTTAAAAGGCTGGATCTTGATTGTAGTGGCAAAGTTAGCGTTAATGAGCTAAGAAATTTAGTATTGCAAAAGATTAGCTGGCAGAAAGATCCATGCGCCTCTTGGCCGCCAAGCAGGCAAAACGCAGATCAAAATAAAAGTCGTTGA
- the obgE gene encoding GTPase ObgE, with translation MFIDSVKLTLSSGHGGAGAVSFRREKHVILGGPDGGDGGDGGDVYFVCDNNTHTLANYKGKRAMRASDGEAGMGRRMTGKKGESLELIVPPGTAVYDAQTNELLCDMVEEGQRTLFLKGGKGGLGNFHFKNSINQAPEYAQKGMPEESIEVRLELKLIADVGLVGFPNVGKSTLISAVSNAKPQIANYEFTTLTPKLGLVEVDEFSGFVMADIPGIIEGASDGRGLGVQFLKHIERNKILLFMIDSANYRSMSEQFSVLKEEVAKFSSVLASRDYAIAITRVDAAENLDENIREFMKNINLEPNQDGKFVYKQDLYSFDAKKPYFVLPISSATNENIDELKFALLELLKKEL, from the coding sequence ATGTTTATAGATAGCGTGAAATTAACCCTAAGCTCAGGCCACGGCGGAGCTGGTGCAGTAAGCTTTCGCCGCGAAAAGCACGTCATTTTAGGCGGCCCAGACGGCGGAGATGGCGGTGACGGCGGAGATGTATATTTTGTCTGCGACAATAACACCCACACACTGGCAAACTACAAGGGCAAAAGGGCGATGAGAGCGAGCGACGGCGAGGCTGGCATGGGCAGACGCATGACTGGCAAAAAAGGCGAGAGCTTAGAGCTCATCGTGCCACCAGGAACGGCAGTCTATGACGCACAGACAAACGAGCTGCTTTGCGACATGGTAGAAGAGGGGCAAAGGACGCTATTTTTAAAAGGTGGCAAGGGCGGACTAGGAAATTTTCACTTTAAAAACTCTATCAACCAAGCTCCAGAATACGCTCAAAAGGGCATGCCAGAAGAGAGCATAGAGGTCAGGCTCGAGCTAAAGCTAATAGCTGACGTGGGCCTTGTTGGCTTTCCAAATGTTGGCAAATCAACCCTAATTTCAGCCGTCTCAAACGCCAAGCCACAGATAGCAAACTACGAATTCACGACACTTACGCCAAAGCTTGGACTTGTCGAGGTAGATGAGTTTAGTGGCTTTGTCATGGCCGACATCCCTGGTATCATAGAGGGAGCGAGCGACGGACGCGGCCTTGGCGTGCAGTTTTTAAAGCACATCGAGAGAAATAAAATTTTGCTTTTTATGATAGATAGTGCGAATTACAGAAGCATGAGCGAGCAGTTTAGCGTGCTAAAAGAAGAGGTGGCTAAATTTTCAAGCGTGCTTGCCAGCAGGGACTATGCTATCGCGATCACCAGAGTCGATGCGGCTGAAAATTTAGATGAGAATATAAGAGAATTTATGAAAAACATAAATTTAGAGCCAAATCAAGATGGTAAATTTGTCTATAAGCAAGACCTATACAGCTTTGACGCCAAAAAACCATACTTTGTTTTGCCGATCTCTTCAGCGACAAATGAGAACATCGACGAGCTTAAATTTGCACTGCTTGAGCTGCTAAAAAAAGAGCTTTGA
- the polA gene encoding DNA polymerase I — MKTLTIIDTFGFFFRLYYAMSGLKNRDGKPSGMISGFANFIASLKDEYQSDYLIFALDSKGKTLRHEILGEYKANRSEPPAQLKEQLPVCIDMIEKMGLYSLSREGYEADDIIASAVKICKDKDIFVRIVTHDKDLYQLIEDGKVSIYSPQSKIDHDSASCFEKYGVYPAQVRDFLAIAGDSSDNIPGVKGIGAVGAKKLLAEYGSLEGIYENLALLRNERTKNMLAAARDEAFLSKKLATLFDDAITSLDLEHSKFPEQNPLINISEILKEYDLNRLLKSLQKEENAEFKLGFRANLLLDEASVEKLLADITPETIVAFDTETTGVDSKSAKIVGFSFCFNDEDAYYVPVAHNYLGAPKQIGLKFATWAVGQIYKGCVIGQNLKYDFEIVKNNLGLNPPANFKDTMILAWLSDPNSSVGMDALAKRLYDYDTIKFEDVVKKEQTFGDVPLENAAKYAAEDAWITLKFYKTFQNTLDKNLLDLADTHEFPFILTLFDMEQNGIKINEAKMQKLILENDTKLKALTSEIYELSGENFNINSVKQLGVILFEHLKLPTKKKTKTGYSTDESVLAELKDAHPVIEKILAYRELYKLQSTYCEPLLALAKKDDGSRIYTSFLQTGTSTGRLSSKNPNLQNIPARGSLAKDVRECFEAREGYSFVGLDYSQIELRLLAHFSRDPALLEAFKNDEDIHARTAISIFGSSDGQNRAVAKSINFGLIYGMGSSKLANQVNITRAEAKEYIERYFKAFETIKEFLESIKISAKNEGFVQTLLGRRRYFDFKSATPMQIAMFEREAVNTVFQGSAADLVKMAMVKVRANLDENAKMLLQIHDELIFEVKDEFAQEFGETTQKTMEEIYTLNVPLKTSLNIAKNWGELK; from the coding sequence ATGAAAACACTTACGATTATTGATACTTTTGGCTTCTTTTTTAGGCTTTACTACGCTATGAGCGGGCTTAAAAACAGAGATGGCAAACCAAGTGGCATGATAAGTGGCTTTGCAAATTTTATAGCGAGCCTAAAAGATGAGTACCAAAGCGACTACCTCATCTTCGCACTTGATAGCAAAGGCAAGACCCTGCGCCATGAAATTTTGGGCGAGTACAAGGCAAACAGGAGCGAGCCGCCAGCTCAGCTAAAAGAGCAGCTGCCAGTTTGTATAGATATGATAGAAAAAATGGGGCTTTACAGTCTTAGCCGCGAGGGCTACGAGGCTGATGATATCATCGCAAGTGCGGTTAAAATTTGCAAAGATAAAGATATATTTGTGCGAATAGTCACGCACGATAAAGACCTTTACCAGCTCATAGAAGACGGCAAAGTGAGCATCTACAGCCCACAAAGCAAGATCGACCACGATAGCGCTAGCTGCTTTGAAAAGTATGGCGTCTATCCAGCTCAGGTGAGGGACTTTCTAGCCATCGCAGGAGACAGCTCAGACAATATCCCAGGTGTCAAAGGTATCGGCGCAGTGGGAGCTAAGAAGCTTTTGGCTGAGTATGGCAGCCTAGAGGGAATTTATGAAAATTTAGCCCTTCTTAGAAACGAGCGCACCAAAAATATGCTAGCAGCTGCAAGGGACGAGGCGTTTTTGAGCAAAAAGCTAGCCACGCTCTTTGATGACGCGATCACTTCGCTTGATCTTGAGCACTCTAAATTTCCAGAGCAAAATCCTTTGATAAACATCTCAGAAATTTTAAAAGAGTACGATCTAAACAGGCTTCTTAAGAGCTTGCAAAAAGAGGAAAATGCTGAATTTAAACTTGGCTTTAGAGCAAATTTACTACTTGATGAAGCGAGTGTTGAGAAACTGCTTGCCGACATTACGCCTGAGACCATCGTCGCCTTTGACACCGAGACCACGGGCGTTGATAGCAAGAGCGCAAAGATCGTTGGCTTTAGCTTTTGCTTTAACGACGAGGACGCCTACTACGTGCCAGTAGCTCACAACTACCTAGGCGCACCAAAGCAAATAGGCCTAAAATTTGCCACTTGGGCGGTAGGACAAATTTACAAAGGCTGCGTGATCGGACAAAATTTAAAATATGACTTTGAGATAGTAAAAAACAACCTTGGGCTAAACCCGCCTGCAAATTTCAAAGATACAATGATCCTTGCGTGGCTTAGCGATCCAAACTCGAGCGTTGGCATGGATGCGCTAGCAAAGAGGCTCTATGACTATGACACGATCAAATTTGAAGATGTGGTCAAAAAGGAGCAAACTTTTGGCGATGTTCCACTAGAAAATGCCGCTAAATACGCCGCTGAGGACGCTTGGATAACGCTTAAATTTTATAAAACCTTTCAAAACACGCTTGATAAAAATTTGCTAGACCTTGCCGACACGCACGAGTTTCCTTTTATCCTCACGCTTTTTGACATGGAGCAAAACGGCATCAAGATAAACGAAGCTAAGATGCAAAAGCTCATCCTTGAAAACGACACCAAACTAAAGGCGCTAACAAGTGAAATTTACGAGCTAAGCGGCGAAAATTTTAATATAAACTCAGTAAAACAGCTTGGCGTTATACTTTTTGAGCATCTAAAACTTCCAACCAAAAAGAAGACAAAAACAGGATATAGCACCGATGAGAGCGTGTTAGCTGAGCTTAAGGACGCTCATCCAGTGATCGAGAAAATTTTGGCTTACAGAGAGCTATATAAACTGCAAAGCACCTACTGCGAGCCACTTTTAGCGCTTGCGAAAAAGGATGATGGCTCTAGAATTTACACGAGCTTTTTGCAAACTGGCACGAGCACCGGGAGACTTTCAAGTAAAAATCCAAATTTACAAAATATCCCAGCTCGTGGCAGCCTCGCAAAGGACGTCAGAGAGTGCTTTGAGGCGCGCGAGGGGTATAGCTTTGTGGGGCTTGACTACAGCCAGATCGAGCTTAGACTGCTAGCTCACTTTAGCCGTGATCCTGCGCTTCTTGAGGCGTTTAAAAATGACGAGGATATCCACGCAAGGACGGCTATTAGTATATTTGGTAGCAGTGACGGGCAAAATAGAGCCGTGGCAAAGAGTATAAATTTTGGCCTCATTTACGGCATGGGCTCAAGCAAGCTCGCAAATCAAGTAAATATCACAAGAGCCGAGGCAAAAGAGTATATAGAGCGCTATTTTAAGGCATTTGAGACGATCAAAGAGTTTTTGGAGAGCATAAAAATTTCAGCTAAAAACGAGGGCTTTGTGCAGACACTGCTTGGCAGAAGGCGCTACTTTGACTTTAAAAGTGCCACGCCTATGCAAATAGCTATGTTTGAGCGCGAGGCGGTAAATACGGTCTTTCAAGGCTCTGCGGCGGATCTTGTCAAGATGGCGATGGTAAAAGTTAGAGCAAATTTAGATGAAAACGCAAAAATGCTGCTTCAGATCCACGACGAGCTAATTTTCGAGGTCAAAGACGAATTTGCGCAGGAATTCGGAGAAACGACACAAAAGACGATGGAGGAAATTTACACGTTAAATGTGCCACTTAAAACATCGCTAAATATCGCGAAAAACTGGGGCGAGTTAAAATAG
- a CDS encoding DUF2809 domain-containing protein, translating to MRENTKEAIPLSINKSKFSQNKRVIWSVIGIIILAMEIYIAIFIKGGFIRHYIGDVLATAMLYAFGRAIFRVAPINLAIFVFIISLFIEAAQYLKILEILDVKSSTLRIIFGGTFDLTDIICYLAGCILAYLFENLSMQKSKAW from the coding sequence TTGAGAGAAAATACTAAAGAAGCGATACCTTTATCTATAAACAAAAGCAAATTTAGCCAAAATAAAAGAGTAATCTGGTCGGTGATAGGCATTATTATTTTGGCGATGGAAATTTATATTGCGATTTTTATTAAAGGTGGTTTTATAAGACATTATATTGGCGATGTGCTAGCTACTGCGATGCTTTATGCGTTTGGGCGAGCTATATTTAGGGTGGCTCCTATAAATTTAGCCATTTTTGTCTTTATCATTTCACTTTTTATAGAAGCCGCGCAATACCTCAAAATTCTTGAAATTTTAGATGTGAAAAGCTCTACATTACGGATAATTTTTGGTGGGACATTTGACTTGACAGACATTATTTGCTACTTAGCTGGCTGCATTTTAGCTTATCTGTTTGAAAATTTATCTATGCAAAAAAGCAAAGCATGGTAA
- a CDS encoding anaerobic C4-dicarboxylate transporter, whose product MDFLMNLSEGVQFAIQLLIVLICLFYGAKKGGIALGMLGGIGLIVLVFGFNIEPGKPAIDVMLTILAVVVASATLQASGGLDVMLQIAETILRKNPKYVSILAPFVTCTLTILCGTGHVVYTVLPIVYDIAIKNGIRPERPMAASSIASQMGIIASPVSVAVVTLTSFLINAKTHLAGFDGYLDLLKITIPSTFCGVLAIGIFSWFRGKDLDKDEVFQAKLQDPEFKKYVYGDSATLLGKKLPMHQWAAMWIFLGSILVVALLGYFKDLRPSWTTYKDATVVQVIANLPTEQKVLKTLKIKDASIQTEAAELKVSNDKLNSNQKAQSVKIVGKDGTQTLTRTADGAVTYINEKGAKEEFQGAYINISNKLASSKSLSMVHVIQIFMLLTGAIILIFTPTDASKIGKNEIFRSGMIALVAVFGISWMAETMFAVHTPMMKEALGGIVKEHPWTYAVMLLIISKFVNSQAAALVAFVPLALNIDVNPAVILAFAPACYGYYILPTYPSDLAAIQFDRSGTTHIGKFVINHSFIFPGLIGVIVSCIFGYIFATAFGYL is encoded by the coding sequence ATGGATTTTCTCATGAATTTAAGTGAAGGCGTGCAGTTTGCTATCCAGCTTCTCATCGTCCTTATCTGTTTGTTCTACGGAGCTAAAAAAGGCGGTATAGCGCTTGGTATGCTAGGCGGTATCGGTCTTATAGTTTTAGTTTTTGGATTTAATATCGAGCCTGGTAAGCCTGCTATCGATGTTATGCTAACCATTTTAGCCGTTGTTGTGGCTAGTGCTACACTTCAAGCTAGTGGTGGTCTTGACGTTATGCTTCAAATAGCAGAAACCATACTTAGAAAAAATCCAAAATATGTAAGTATCCTAGCTCCATTTGTAACATGTACGCTTACTATTTTATGCGGAACTGGACACGTTGTTTATACTGTGCTTCCTATCGTTTATGACATCGCTATCAAAAACGGCATCCGCCCAGAGCGTCCTATGGCTGCAAGCTCAATAGCTTCGCAAATGGGTATCATCGCTAGCCCAGTTTCAGTCGCTGTTGTAACCCTTACTAGCTTTCTTATCAACGCTAAAACTCACTTAGCTGGTTTTGATGGATACTTAGACCTTTTAAAGATCACTATCCCATCAACATTTTGTGGCGTTTTGGCGATAGGTATTTTTAGCTGGTTTAGAGGCAAAGACCTTGATAAAGACGAAGTCTTTCAAGCAAAACTTCAAGATCCTGAGTTTAAAAAATACGTTTATGGCGATAGCGCAACACTTCTAGGCAAAAAACTTCCTATGCACCAATGGGCTGCAATGTGGATATTTTTAGGCTCTATCCTTGTAGTCGCACTTCTTGGATACTTTAAAGATCTTCGCCCAAGCTGGACTACTTATAAAGACGCAACAGTCGTTCAAGTAATAGCAAACCTTCCAACTGAGCAAAAAGTCTTAAAAACCTTAAAGATCAAAGACGCCAGCATCCAAACAGAAGCTGCTGAGCTAAAAGTTTCAAACGATAAGTTAAACTCAAATCAAAAAGCTCAATCAGTGAAAATTGTCGGCAAAGACGGCACACAAACTCTTACTCGCACAGCTGATGGTGCAGTAACATATATAAATGAAAAAGGTGCAAAAGAGGAATTTCAAGGCGCTTATATTAACATAAGCAACAAACTAGCCTCTTCAAAGAGCCTAAGCATGGTTCATGTTATCCAAATTTTCATGCTTTTAACTGGCGCTATAATATTGATATTTACTCCAACAGATGCTAGCAAGATCGGCAAAAATGAGATCTTTAGATCAGGTATGATCGCGCTTGTTGCGGTATTTGGTATCTCTTGGATGGCTGAGACTATGTTTGCAGTACATACTCCGATGATGAAAGAAGCGCTTGGTGGCATCGTAAAAGAGCATCCTTGGACCTATGCGGTTATGCTACTTATCATCTCTAAATTTGTTAACTCTCAAGCTGCAGCCTTGGTTGCATTCGTGCCATTAGCACTAAACATCGACGTTAACCCTGCTGTAATCCTAGCCTTTGCGCCAGCTTGCTATGGATACTACATCCTACCAACATACCCAAGCGACCTTGCGGCTATTCAGTTTGACAGAAGTGGCACGACACACATTGGTAAATTTGTTATCAACCACAGCTTCATATTCCCAGGCCTTATCGGCGTTATAGTCTCTTGTATATTTGGCTATATCTTCGCTACTGCATTTGGCTATCTATAA
- the flhB gene encoding flagellar biosynthesis protein FlhB, with the protein MAGEDQEKTEEATPKKIEDSRKDGNVPKSQDLSGFVTLVIAIGVLLAMLNFMKDQVISLYIYYSKFIGQPLTLPTVKMIVVNTFGRALLMILPVCICVAVAGIIANVMQFGFIFTTKPITPNFGKINPLKGLKNLFSMKKAIESVKIVVKVSIVFGVGFYFFLQFIKELPHTLFFSMFDQLAWLKEKLIILVSVMLFILFVIGLADLLIVRFQYFKDLRMSKQEIKDEYKQMEGDPQVKGRIRQAQMRAAKRRMMQNIPQADVVITNPTHYAVAIRYDKSRDEAPIILAKGVDFLALQIKKVAVENGVQIYENPPLARELYRVCEVDDTIPAHLFRAVAEVLSFVYMSNKQKFQDKL; encoded by the coding sequence ATGGCAGGCGAAGATCAGGAAAAAACCGAAGAAGCGACCCCCAAAAAGATAGAAGACTCCCGTAAGGACGGCAACGTCCCCAAAAGTCAGGACCTATCAGGCTTCGTGACCCTAGTTATCGCTATTGGTGTGTTGCTTGCTATGCTAAATTTCATGAAAGATCAGGTCATCTCGCTTTACATCTACTACTCTAAATTTATCGGTCAGCCACTGACCTTGCCAACGGTAAAGATGATCGTTGTAAATACCTTTGGCAGGGCGCTTTTGATGATCCTGCCAGTTTGCATCTGCGTCGCGGTTGCCGGCATAATCGCAAATGTAATGCAGTTTGGTTTTATATTTACCACAAAGCCCATAACGCCAAATTTTGGCAAGATAAATCCACTAAAAGGGCTAAAAAATTTATTTTCTATGAAAAAGGCGATCGAGAGCGTCAAGATCGTCGTTAAAGTAAGCATCGTCTTTGGAGTTGGATTTTACTTTTTCTTGCAGTTTATCAAAGAGCTTCCACACACGCTATTTTTTTCTATGTTTGACCAGCTTGCGTGGCTAAAAGAGAAACTCATCATCCTAGTTAGTGTTATGCTTTTTATACTTTTTGTGATCGGTCTTGCTGACTTGCTTATCGTGCGTTTTCAGTATTTTAAGGATCTTCGCATGAGCAAGCAAGAGATCAAGGACGAGTACAAGCAGATGGAGGGTGACCCGCAGGTAAAAGGCAGGATCCGCCAAGCGCAAATGCGTGCAGCCAAACGACGAATGATGCAAAACATCCCACAAGCTGACGTCGTCATCACAAACCCAACTCATTACGCCGTGGCGATCAGATACGATAAGAGCCGTGACGAGGCACCGATAATACTTGCTAAAGGGGTTGATTTTTTAGCGCTTCAGATAAAAAAGGTAGCGGTTGAAAACGGAGTGCAAATTTATGAAAATCCACCTCTTGCAAGGGAACTTTATAGAGTTTGTGAGGTCGATGATACGATACCAGCGCATCTTTTTAGGGCTGTGGCTGAAGTGCTAAGCTTTGTTTATATGAGTAATAAGCAGAAATTTCAAGATAAACTTTGA
- the rplU gene encoding 50S ribosomal protein L21 — protein sequence MSKYAIFKHGGKQYRVSEGEFLKLDHFSAEAKSTVEITEVLAVNDGEVKVGAPFVKGAKVVLEVVNEGKDKKVVIYKKRRRKDSKLKRGFRRQFTRVKVVSIAA from the coding sequence ATGTCAAAATACGCTATATTTAAGCATGGTGGTAAGCAATATCGTGTTAGCGAGGGCGAGTTCCTTAAGCTAGATCACTTTAGCGCTGAAGCTAAATCAACCGTTGAGATTACAGAAGTTTTAGCTGTAAACGACGGCGAAGTAAAGGTAGGTGCGCCATTTGTTAAGGGTGCAAAAGTTGTTCTTGAGGTCGTTAATGAAGGCAAAGACAAAAAAGTAGTTATCTACAAAAAACGCAGACGTAAAGACTCAAAACTAAAACGCGGCTTTAGAAGACAATTTACACGTGTAAAAGTCGTAAGTATCGCAGCTTAA
- the rpmA gene encoding 50S ribosomal protein L27, with product MAHKKGQGSTQNNRDSIGRRLGVKKFGGEFVRAGNIIIRQRGTATHAGNNVGLGKDHTIFALVDGFVKFERLDKNRKKVSVYPAA from the coding sequence ATGGCACACAAAAAAGGTCAAGGTTCAACCCAAAATAACCGTGATAGTATCGGACGCCGATTAGGTGTTAAGAAATTTGGTGGCGAGTTCGTTCGTGCTGGAAATATAATCATCCGCCAAAGAGGAACAGCAACTCACGCTGGAAATAACGTAGGTCTTGGCAAAGATCACACTATTTTTGCATTAGTCGATGGCTTTGTAAAATTTGAAAGACTTGATAAAAACAGAAAAAAAGTATCTGTTTATCCAGCTGCATAA